One part of the Treponema sp. OMZ 787 genome encodes these proteins:
- a CDS encoding M20 family metallo-hydrolase, with translation MSTFKKITDFIESKTDDIIGLEKLLSSIPAMAPESDGDGELKKCEALEKYLKEAGFNNFERLDAPDERVSSKIRPNLIVTIPGKNNKERLWIMSHLDVVPPGDLSKWDSDPWTVIEKDGKLIGRGVEDNQQGLVSSVFAALSFIKLGITPEHTIKLLFVADEEVGSQYGIIYLLNKHNLFTKDDLILVPDGGDPKGETIEIAEKTSLWLKVITKGVQTHASMPNTGKNAFVAACDLALRLNDLENHFNKKDDLFSPNYSTFQPTKKEANVPNVNTIPGDDVFYVDCRILPYYDVNEVLKEMQKRASEVEKKYGVTIRFEYDEPEASPATPKDAKIVKLLSSAVKKVKGIETSIIGIGGGTVAACLRAKGFDAVVWSSLDDSCHQPNEYAFIENIVSDAKVMAALMFGVENI, from the coding sequence ATGAGTACCTTTAAAAAAATTACCGATTTTATTGAATCCAAAACAGACGATATTATAGGATTGGAAAAACTTTTAAGCTCCATTCCTGCAATGGCTCCGGAGTCCGACGGAGACGGAGAATTAAAAAAATGTGAAGCCCTGGAAAAATACCTAAAGGAAGCCGGTTTTAATAATTTTGAAAGGCTTGATGCTCCCGACGAGCGGGTCTCTTCAAAGATACGCCCCAATTTGATTGTTACCATTCCCGGAAAAAACAATAAGGAAAGACTCTGGATTATGAGCCATCTGGATGTTGTTCCTCCCGGAGACCTATCTAAATGGGATAGCGATCCTTGGACCGTAATCGAAAAAGACGGAAAACTCATCGGACGCGGAGTTGAAGACAACCAGCAGGGACTTGTTTCTTCAGTTTTTGCAGCCTTAAGTTTTATCAAATTGGGAATCACCCCCGAACACACGATTAAGCTTTTATTTGTTGCCGATGAAGAAGTAGGCTCCCAATACGGAATCATATACCTTCTTAATAAGCACAATCTTTTTACAAAAGACGATTTGATTCTTGTACCGGACGGGGGCGATCCTAAGGGAGAAACAATAGAAATAGCCGAAAAAACAAGCCTTTGGCTTAAGGTTATAACAAAGGGAGTTCAAACCCATGCTTCAATGCCGAACACTGGTAAAAATGCCTTTGTTGCGGCCTGTGACCTTGCCCTCCGTTTAAACGATCTTGAAAATCACTTTAACAAAAAAGACGACTTATTTTCGCCTAATTATTCGACCTTTCAGCCGACTAAAAAAGAAGCCAATGTACCGAATGTAAACACAATTCCGGGGGATGATGTTTTTTATGTAGACTGCCGCATTCTTCCTTATTACGATGTAAATGAGGTCTTAAAAGAAATGCAAAAAAGAGCTTCAGAGGTTGAAAAAAAATACGGCGTTACTATCAGGTTTGAATATGACGAGCCTGAGGCCTCTCCTGCAACGCCTAAGGATGCAAAGATTGTAAAACTTCTTTCATCTGCCGTAAAAAAGGTAAAAGGAATCGAAACTTCTATAATCGGAATAGGAGGCGGAACGGTAGCAGCCTGTCTTAGAGCTAAGGGCTTTGATGCCGTTGTTTGGAGCTCCCTTGATGACAGCTGCCATCAGCCCAACGAGTACGCATTTATAGAGAATATTGTAAGCGATGCAAAGGTTATGGCGGCCTTGATGTTCGGTGTCGAAAATATTTAA
- a CDS encoding putative immunity protein, with protein MKIIDTSKFSWNEFEQNLFQDGKWEIPSKYKIKINDSSEKRYKLEMILYKMSHKYVARWALENAQAFLSFIEIGDKELKESIMCETTAVLNMRIDGKSSAYKLRNAGFLANKLGQMSINDLSKYSARVFAQSIATGHMRGHAIVSSDYAIKVINILFPNDNLKVEEERNRQIELANKIIKEYDI; from the coding sequence GTGAAAATTATAGATACTTCAAAATTCTCATGGAATGAGTTTGAACAAAATTTATTTCAAGATGGAAAGTGGGAAATACCATCAAAGTACAAAATTAAAATAAATGATTCATCAGAGAAAAGATACAAATTAGAGATGATTTTATATAAGATGTCTCACAAATATGTAGCAAGATGGGCATTAGAAAATGCTCAAGCGTTCTTATCTTTTATAGAGATTGGTGATAAAGAGTTAAAGGAATCAATCATGTGTGAAACAACAGCGGTATTAAATATGCGTATTGACGGGAAATCAAGTGCGTATAAACTGAGAAACGCTGGATTTTTAGCGAATAAATTAGGACAAATGTCAATTAATGATTTAAGTAAATATTCTGCAAGAGTATTTGCACAATCCATAGCAACTGGTCATATGAGAGGACATGCTATTGTATCATCTGATTATGCTATTAAAGTTATTAATATTTTATTCCCTAATGATAATTTAAAAGTCGAAGAAGAAAGAAATCGGCAAATTGAATTAGCGAATAAAATTATAAAGGAATATGATATTTAA
- a CDS encoding single-stranded DNA-binding protein produces the protein MDKEKMININASLVEEPVFSSFEKDCEEVKVANFTLVKKYGGGKEYTKCSVYGEKSEVARDFKKGDFIHVFGYFKERAKA, from the coding sequence ATGGACAAAGAAAAAATGATTAACATCAATGCCAGTCTTGTGGAAGAGCCTGTGTTTAGCTCATTTGAAAAAGATTGCGAAGAGGTAAAGGTGGCAAACTTCACCTTGGTGAAGAAGTACGGAGGTGGTAAGGAATACACCAAATGCTCGGTGTATGGCGAAAAAAGTGAGGTGGCAAGGGATTTTAAGAAAGGTGATTTTATCCATGTGTTCGGCTACTTCAAGGAAAGAGCCAAGGCGTAA
- a CDS encoding PadR family transcriptional regulator, whose protein sequence is MGRTANSGALTESVFYILLLLHKPVHGYALMKDIAEMTGGRVNLGAGSLYGAFDTLQKKGWIKALDEHPQDRRIEYAITSTGKQFFEKELIRLEEMLQNAKKVKEDTNENKC, encoded by the coding sequence ATGGGTAGAACAGCAAACAGCGGAGCTCTTACCGAATCAGTCTTTTACATTCTGCTACTACTTCATAAACCGGTTCACGGTTATGCCCTGATGAAAGATATTGCAGAAATGACAGGAGGGCGAGTAAATCTCGGTGCCGGTTCTCTCTACGGAGCATTCGACACTTTGCAAAAAAAAGGCTGGATTAAGGCACTGGACGAGCATCCGCAGGATAGAAGGATTGAATATGCCATCACAAGCACAGGAAAACAGTTCTTTGAAAAAGAGCTTATCCGTTTGGAAGAAATGTTACAAAATGCAAAAAAAGTGAAGGAGGATACCAATGAAAACAAATGTTAA
- a CDS encoding DUF5312 family protein gives MSSDSPEALKRRKLKEIAKTIGKTRYSKWYKAGSQEVLPQAAQFFYSIYKVVGPARPLLAGAASSKVLKNVTVENSLSDKQKKLLEKLSEESILEQSKNANAEALAEKVKKELKTFVGEFDSNQTQKIDLAYQHLDAFIHFVLFDYYFLLRKFDSNFVENNFNYTPNFQAIRGEYITEDLKDFASVFYQLSVDTDWNLIFDIIKTYKNIQPVHAGQWKKLLGALHDLRRSRALEYIIQHITEDIIYTVETTPFTEKVTDTYVSNIKTNTQNVINKLIDEQRSSKVAVLITKIFGNQVVSGMKNYTVDANTAFTKRGLSGYVYAEEMSYLKSFLIEYVKADVRTLCDLFLVRGNWGSFAGTTADFSNSFHAIIQVASKTIEFDEKLSEVSDIGVKFRTLLSRMEREKEAGRQAAKLLNDVNETALKLINLSLKHIIVIGNNFKTIIADYDKPRRELIQNWKEIEQHSEKPVREWLVEAYKKIYDFIMLMQLFIKKE, from the coding sequence ATGTCCTCAGACAGTCCCGAAGCCTTAAAAAGGCGTAAATTGAAGGAAATTGCAAAAACTATAGGAAAAACCAGATACAGCAAGTGGTATAAAGCCGGTTCGCAGGAAGTATTGCCTCAAGCAGCACAATTTTTTTACAGTATATACAAGGTAGTAGGCCCTGCACGCCCCCTATTAGCCGGTGCTGCATCTTCAAAAGTACTAAAAAATGTTACAGTAGAAAATTCCCTTTCAGATAAGCAAAAAAAATTACTCGAAAAACTGTCTGAAGAGTCAATTCTCGAACAGTCAAAAAACGCAAATGCAGAAGCCCTCGCCGAAAAAGTAAAAAAAGAATTAAAAACCTTCGTAGGAGAATTCGATTCAAACCAAACGCAAAAAATCGACCTGGCCTACCAACATTTGGATGCCTTTATCCATTTTGTACTCTTTGACTACTATTTTCTGCTGCGCAAATTCGATTCTAACTTTGTGGAAAATAACTTCAACTATACGCCTAACTTTCAAGCCATAAGGGGAGAATACATTACCGAAGACTTAAAAGATTTTGCATCGGTTTTTTATCAACTAAGTGTCGATACCGATTGGAATCTTATCTTTGATATAATAAAAACCTATAAAAACATTCAGCCTGTTCATGCCGGTCAATGGAAAAAGCTTTTAGGAGCCCTACACGACCTTAGGCGTTCACGAGCTTTGGAATACATTATCCAGCATATTACAGAAGATATTATTTACACCGTCGAAACAACTCCATTTACCGAAAAAGTAACGGATACCTATGTTTCAAACATTAAAACAAATACCCAGAATGTTATCAATAAACTGATAGACGAGCAAAGATCTTCAAAAGTTGCAGTTTTAATAACTAAGATATTCGGAAATCAGGTAGTTTCAGGAATGAAAAACTACACCGTAGATGCAAATACGGCTTTTACAAAAAGAGGATTATCCGGTTATGTTTATGCCGAAGAAATGAGTTATCTAAAATCTTTTTTGATAGAATATGTAAAAGCGGATGTCCGTACTCTTTGCGACTTATTTTTGGTACGGGGTAATTGGGGCAGCTTTGCAGGTACCACGGCAGATTTTTCCAACAGCTTCCATGCAATCATTCAGGTTGCCTCCAAAACTATAGAATTCGACGAGAAGCTTTCTGAAGTTTCCGATATAGGCGTAAAATTCCGCACACTTCTTTCAAGAATGGAAAGAGAAAAGGAAGCCGGCAGGCAGGCCGCAAAACTTTTAAATGATGTAAACGAAACAGCTCTTAAGCTTATAAATCTTTCGCTAAAGCACATAATAGTTATAGGAAATAACTTTAAGACTATAATAGCCGATTATGACAAGCCCCGCCGCGAGCTAATCCAAAACTGGAAAGAGATTGAGCAGCATTCAGAAAAACCTGTCAGGGAATGGCTTGTTGAGGCTTACAAAAAAATCTACGATTTTATCATGCTTATGCAGCTTTTTATCAAAAAAGAGTAA
- a CDS encoding DUF192 domain-containing protein, translating to MIFKKAVITVIMICFFASCEGQDKMKTEDIFIEKISNEETNQETKSENSVKKNIEKINAELAITPAEQQRGFMERKVIPEGTGMIFLYKEDSRLRFWMKNTPHPLSIAFIDSSGLIKEIYDMVPYSLETIESTYSVRYALEVPQGMFKRMHIKEGDKLTQETIYLLKRKIQ from the coding sequence ATGATTTTTAAAAAAGCCGTAATAACAGTTATAATGATTTGTTTTTTTGCCTCATGCGAAGGACAGGATAAAATGAAAACTGAAGATATTTTTATAGAAAAAATTTCAAATGAGGAAACAAACCAAGAAACAAAAAGCGAAAATTCCGTTAAAAAAAATATCGAAAAAATAAATGCAGAGCTTGCAATTACTCCTGCCGAGCAGCAGAGGGGCTTTATGGAACGAAAGGTTATACCTGAAGGTACAGGAATGATTTTTTTGTACAAGGAAGATTCCAGGCTGAGGTTTTGGATGAAAAACACTCCTCATCCTCTTTCCATTGCTTTTATCGATAGTTCAGGTCTGATCAAAGAAATATATGATATGGTTCCATACAGCTTGGAAACCATTGAAAGTACTTATTCCGTACGCTATGCACTTGAGGTTCCTCAAGGTATGTTTAAAAGAATGCACATAAAAGAAGGCGATAAATTAACACAAGAAACAATTTATCTTTTAAAAAGAAAGATTCAATAA
- a CDS encoding Crp/Fnr family transcriptional regulator, which translates to MLQLSFLNFKKGSYILIEGKSDTDHFYIIQSGKVKVAKEDEVVAEEGGNVLGPGDFLGVVSCMSGHTQIETAIALTDALLISVPYGQFPYLIEKNASVAMKIIYSFSKKMRYLDEALTRITLKRNVVTGISHLFTIGEYYLRMSKFDLALYAYYHYLKAQPKGEFAEAAQKRVMAIKAMGVKIPMEVLEPPTNQMIRLYDKEHMVFCECQSGTELYIIQKGHVKITKILDNNEVLLAVLKEGDMFGEMALLENKPRSASAIVTEEGCQLLAVNRQNFNQMVSTQPQLIARLTTTFADRIWAMYKQLANTLIKDHVEKMYDMLAIQLEKSRIKPVKGKYHTFNFGPVELANMCGIPKEEVSEAVTRFLKQPIVRCDGSKISITDELELSKQAAYFKKMQEIEKSRMNARAKSGSYW; encoded by the coding sequence TTGTTACAGCTGTCGTTTTTGAATTTTAAAAAAGGCTCATATATTCTCATAGAAGGAAAGTCTGATACCGATCATTTTTATATTATACAAAGCGGAAAGGTGAAGGTTGCAAAAGAGGATGAGGTAGTAGCTGAAGAGGGAGGAAATGTTCTAGGTCCTGGAGACTTTTTAGGCGTTGTTTCCTGTATGTCCGGGCACACTCAAATCGAAACGGCTATCGCTCTTACCGATGCCCTTTTAATTTCTGTCCCGTACGGCCAGTTCCCTTATCTAATTGAAAAAAATGCTTCTGTAGCTATGAAGATAATATATTCTTTTTCAAAGAAGATGCGTTATTTGGACGAGGCTTTAACCCGAATTACCCTAAAACGGAATGTTGTAACCGGTATTTCTCATCTTTTTACTATAGGTGAATACTATTTAAGGATGTCCAAATTTGATTTGGCTCTTTATGCGTATTATCATTATTTGAAGGCCCAGCCCAAGGGCGAATTTGCTGAAGCAGCCCAAAAAAGGGTTATGGCAATTAAAGCGATGGGCGTAAAAATCCCTATGGAAGTACTTGAGCCGCCAACAAACCAAATGATAAGGCTATACGATAAAGAACACATGGTTTTTTGCGAATGCCAATCCGGAACCGAATTGTATATTATTCAAAAAGGGCATGTCAAAATCACAAAAATTCTTGATAATAATGAAGTTCTTTTGGCCGTTTTAAAAGAGGGCGATATGTTCGGAGAAATGGCCCTTTTGGAAAATAAACCCCGATCCGCAAGTGCTATCGTTACCGAAGAAGGCTGTCAGCTTTTAGCCGTAAACCGCCAAAACTTTAATCAAATGGTTTCAACTCAGCCTCAGCTTATTGCCCGCCTTACAACTACCTTTGCAGATAGAATTTGGGCAATGTATAAACAGCTCGCAAACACCCTTATAAAAGATCATGTCGAAAAAATGTACGATATGCTTGCTATTCAGCTTGAAAAATCGAGAATTAAACCTGTAAAGGGCAAGTACCACACCTTTAACTTCGGCCCTGTTGAGTTGGCAAATATGTGCGGTATACCTAAAGAAGAAGTCTCAGAAGCTGTTACAAGATTTTTAAAACAGCCCATAGTAAGATGTGACGGATCAAAAATTTCCATAACGGACGAGTTGGAGCTTTCAAAACAGGCCGCCTACTTCAAAAAAATGCAGGAAATTGAAAAATCCCGTATGAATGCCAGAGCAAAAAGCGGCTCATACTGGTAA
- a CDS encoding PTS sugar transporter subunit IIA gives MEFKDALKPDSVDLKDVITPETINLHLKGTTKEAIIDELLDTLVKAGKVKDKVATKACVMDRERKMSTGMKHGIAIPHGKTDSVSDLVACIGIADNPVDFDSLDQEPARIFIMTLSPLDKTGPHLQFLAQISLLFKSAEKREELLRAASEQAVIKLLMESDEE, from the coding sequence ATGGAATTTAAAGATGCATTAAAACCCGATTCTGTAGATTTAAAGGATGTCATTACTCCTGAAACCATTAATCTGCACTTAAAAGGGACTACAAAAGAAGCTATTATTGATGAGTTACTTGATACGCTTGTAAAAGCCGGAAAAGTAAAGGACAAGGTTGCTACCAAGGCTTGTGTTATGGACAGGGAACGCAAGATGTCCACAGGTATGAAGCATGGTATTGCCATACCTCACGGAAAAACCGACTCAGTAAGCGATCTCGTTGCATGTATCGGAATTGCAGATAATCCGGTAGACTTTGATTCTCTTGATCAAGAACCGGCAAGAATATTTATTATGACTTTGTCTCCTCTGGATAAGACAGGCCCTCACTTGCAGTTCCTTGCACAGATAAGTTTATTATTCAAAAGTGCAGAAAAAAGAGAAGAACTTTTAAGAGCTGCAAGCGAACAAGCCGTAATCAAGCTTTTAATGGAAAGCGATGAAGAGTAA
- a CDS encoding KamA family radical SAM protein → MSEKNWREFSAAETADFVQPVLISSAFKKLIEEAEPEDARALRLQVEPSVNEKTACPYETSDPLGEQKYCITPYLVHQYENRVLLITTGKCLSYCRYCFRRGLTARSQNYIGGKELKEVKDYIKQNPQVTEILVSGGDPLSGGFEKLEKVLKELRSIKKDLLIRLCTRAPIFAPELFTEKLLHLLRQVRPLWLIPHINHPAELGKEQKMALSSCIEAGIPIQSQTVLLKGINDNEKTLVKLFHSLACMGIKPGYLFQLDPAAGTSHFRVQLKEALELWERAESKLSGLSRPKFVADLPGGGGKFPLSALIYSKKIIEQKDDFGFTALGIDGVIHKYTY, encoded by the coding sequence ATGAGTGAAAAAAATTGGAGGGAATTTTCGGCTGCCGAAACAGCAGACTTCGTGCAGCCTGTCTTAATTTCCTCCGCTTTTAAAAAGCTGATAGAAGAAGCTGAACCTGAAGATGCAAGGGCTTTGCGGCTTCAGGTTGAGCCTTCCGTCAATGAAAAAACAGCCTGTCCTTATGAAACATCTGATCCTCTCGGCGAGCAAAAATACTGCATTACACCCTATCTTGTTCATCAGTACGAAAACCGTGTGCTCCTTATAACGACGGGTAAATGCCTTTCATATTGCCGTTACTGTTTTAGACGCGGACTTACAGCTCGATCTCAAAACTACATTGGAGGTAAAGAACTAAAAGAAGTTAAGGACTATATCAAACAGAATCCGCAGGTTACTGAAATCCTTGTCTCAGGCGGCGATCCGTTAAGCGGCGGCTTTGAAAAGCTCGAAAAAGTTTTAAAAGAATTACGCTCAATAAAAAAAGACCTGTTGATAAGGCTGTGCACGAGGGCTCCGATATTTGCCCCCGAGCTTTTTACCGAAAAACTTTTACACCTTTTGAGACAGGTGAGGCCTCTATGGCTCATTCCCCATATAAACCATCCTGCAGAGCTTGGAAAGGAGCAAAAAATGGCCTTAAGTTCCTGTATTGAAGCCGGTATACCCATTCAAAGCCAAACCGTTTTGCTAAAAGGCATAAATGATAACGAAAAAACGCTGGTTAAACTTTTTCACAGCCTTGCCTGCATGGGCATAAAACCCGGCTATCTTTTTCAGTTAGATCCTGCAGCCGGAACATCCCATTTCAGAGTTCAATTAAAAGAGGCTTTAGAACTTTGGGAAAGAGCGGAATCTAAGCTCTCAGGTCTATCCAGACCTAAATTTGTTGCTGATCTCCCAGGCGGAGGAGGAAAATTCCCCCTTTCTGCCCTTATTTATTCTAAAAAAATCATAGAACAAAAAGACGATTTTGGATTTACAGCCTTAGGTATAGACGGTGTTATACATAAGTATACATATTAA
- a CDS encoding transposon-encoded TnpW family protein: MTEKQKPQTNEERATPRKPDGILTKKVNGKTFVTEIYFDKKSKDTFQDKLLKIVQAQRKE, from the coding sequence ATGACTGAAAAACAAAAACCACAGACCAACGAAGAACGAGCGACGCCCCGGAAACCTGACGGCATACTAACAAAAAAGGTGAATGGAAAGACCTTTGTAACCGAGATATATTTTGATAAAAAGAGTAAAGATACCTTTCAAGATAAGCTGTTAAAGATAGTGCAAGCCCAGCGGAAAGAATAA
- a CDS encoding DUF2812 domain-containing protein — protein sequence MKTNVKKTFLDISKEEQWLNEQGEKGLMLIGYHGGEYEFEDVSPVKYQYKIDIPDYTGRKKKEYLDFLEQTGISVAAEYGGRVYLRKNAADGPLDLYTEKNEIKKQMNKRCSHFFITGIGQFMLGIIMLIQTLYYVKSKGVPFWIAVVIDIGLIISGIIFFILGVRKHRKYSLPKEEKDIWE from the coding sequence ATGAAAACAAATGTTAAAAAAACTTTTTTGGACATCAGCAAGGAAGAACAATGGCTGAATGAGCAAGGTGAGAAAGGACTAATGCTTATAGGCTATCATGGCGGAGAATATGAGTTTGAAGATGTTTCTCCGGTGAAGTATCAGTATAAGATTGATATTCCCGATTATACAGGCAGAAAGAAAAAAGAATATCTTGATTTCTTGGAACAAACTGGTATTTCTGTAGCGGCGGAGTATGGCGGAAGGGTGTATCTCAGGAAGAATGCAGCCGATGGTCCGCTGGATTTGTACACCGAAAAGAATGAGATCAAAAAGCAAATGAACAAAAGATGTTCTCATTTCTTTATCACCGGCATAGGGCAGTTCATGTTGGGTATCATTATGTTGATTCAAACACTGTACTATGTGAAGTCGAAAGGTGTTCCGTTTTGGATCGCCGTTGTTATTGATATCGGCTTAATTATTTCCGGGATCATCTTCTTCATCTTGGGTGTTCGAAAGCATAGGAAATATTCTCTGCCAAAAGAAGAAAAAGATATTTGGGAATAG
- a CDS encoding dihydrofolate reductase family protein, with product MRKVKLFIAMSVDGYIADKNGGVAFLQGHEDCLENESTYSEFIKNIDTVLMGWNTYNQIITELSPDNWVYDNLLTYVFTHREQQDSDKIIFTSDNLEELIKKLKGVEGKDIWICGGADLVQQAISSDVIDEYLISIIPTILGNGIKLFSQNDAEHKLKLINTITNNGIVELNYIRR from the coding sequence ATGAGAAAAGTAAAACTGTTTATAGCTATGAGTGTAGATGGCTATATTGCTGATAAAAATGGGGGTGTCGCTTTTCTGCAAGGTCATGAAGATTGTTTAGAAAACGAAAGTACCTATTCTGAGTTTATAAAAAATATAGACACAGTTCTGATGGGTTGGAATACTTACAATCAGATAATAACTGAGTTATCCCCTGATAATTGGGTTTATGACAATTTATTGACTTATGTTTTCACTCACCGAGAACAACAAGATTCCGATAAGATCATTTTTACAAGTGATAATTTGGAGGAATTGATCAAGAAATTAAAAGGGGTTGAAGGAAAAGATATTTGGATATGTGGAGGAGCAGACTTAGTTCAACAAGCCATTTCTTCAGATGTGATTGATGAGTATCTTATATCCATTATTCCGACAATTTTAGGGAATGGTATAAAATTATTTAGCCAAAATGATGCGGAACATAAATTGAAATTAATCAACACGATAACAAATAATGGAATTGTCGAGTTGAATTATATTCGTAGATAA
- a CDS encoding ATP-dependent 6-phosphofructokinase gives MKKTDFSITSLGECKIQSPIMLSETHGDLIANYVTDKEFIRYSLEASMGEVGEALTHADLIEKAGPRQKIYFSPNYVHAAIATCGGLCPGINDVIRAVVRCLWTRYGVRRISGIKFGYKGFISEYGYSPVPLTPEVVNGIHKTGGSFLGTSRGGGTRVTEIVDGIEQMNVNMVFFIGGDGTQKGALEVSKEIERRQLKISVIGIPKTIDNDLSFIQKSFGFDTAIAKATESVSAANMEASSQINGIGLVKLMGRESGFIATHTAIACHEAHFVLIPEVRFELQGENGFLKLLEKKLVENGYALIVAAEGAGQHLMNMEEGTDASGNKKLADIGLFLKKEITDYFEKIGMHINLKYIDPSYQIRSSIAAPIDSVYCERLGNNAVHAAMAGRTRTLIGLVNNKFVHLPIEQVVSERKHVNPEGSLWRDALDATGQPTTML, from the coding sequence ATGAAAAAAACGGATTTTTCCATTACTTCGTTGGGAGAGTGTAAAATACAGTCCCCAATTATGCTTTCGGAAACACATGGGGATCTGATTGCAAATTATGTTACCGATAAAGAATTTATAAGGTATAGTTTGGAAGCCTCGATGGGCGAGGTAGGGGAGGCTCTTACTCACGCTGACCTTATTGAAAAAGCCGGCCCACGCCAAAAAATATATTTTAGCCCCAACTATGTACATGCAGCTATTGCCACCTGCGGAGGCTTATGCCCCGGTATCAATGATGTTATAAGGGCTGTTGTCAGATGTCTTTGGACAAGATACGGAGTGCGCCGAATCAGCGGAATCAAATTCGGCTACAAAGGATTTATTTCGGAATACGGTTATTCCCCTGTTCCATTAACCCCTGAGGTTGTAAACGGAATACATAAGACCGGAGGATCTTTCTTGGGAACCTCCAGAGGCGGCGGTACCAGAGTAACCGAAATAGTAGACGGCATTGAGCAGATGAATGTCAATATGGTATTTTTTATCGGCGGTGACGGAACACAAAAAGGAGCTCTTGAAGTTTCAAAAGAAATTGAAAGAAGGCAGTTAAAAATTTCTGTAATAGGTATTCCGAAAACGATAGATAACGATCTTTCTTTTATCCAAAAATCTTTCGGCTTTGATACGGCTATTGCAAAGGCGACCGAGTCTGTTTCTGCAGCAAATATGGAGGCCAGTTCCCAGATTAACGGTATAGGCTTGGTAAAACTAATGGGAAGGGAATCGGGATTTATAGCAACCCATACCGCAATCGCCTGCCATGAGGCTCACTTTGTTCTTATTCCTGAAGTACGCTTTGAATTGCAGGGCGAAAACGGCTTTTTAAAGCTTTTGGAAAAAAAGCTTGTCGAAAACGGTTATGCCCTCATTGTTGCTGCCGAAGGAGCCGGTCAGCATTTAATGAATATGGAAGAAGGAACAGATGCTTCCGGCAACAAAAAACTTGCAGATATAGGCTTATTCTTAAAGAAAGAAATAACCGACTATTTTGAAAAAATAGGTATGCATATAAACCTAAAATACATCGATCCCAGCTATCAGATTCGATCTTCAATTGCCGCCCCTATCGATTCGGTTTATTGCGAACGCTTAGGAAATAATGCCGTTCATGCCGCCATGGCAGGAAGAACCCGTACCCTCATCGGGCTTGTAAACAATAAATTTGTGCACCTGCCTATTGAACAAGTCGTCTCTGAAAGAAAGCATGTAAACCCGGAAGGATCTTTGTGGCGTGATGCCCTTGATGCTACGGGTCAGCCCACAACAATGCTGTAA